In the genome of Raphanus sativus cultivar WK10039 chromosome 4, ASM80110v3, whole genome shotgun sequence, one region contains:
- the LOC108851898 gene encoding uncharacterized protein LOC108851898 isoform X1: MDSVSVYEVYIYKKPKNLLWEMEQEEAERSTTTVAASTSEGSGLDPIARVRRLLFRQMLVGIEDGRFFLGSFHCIDKQGNILLQDAVEYRSVRRSSSPSPTEQRCLGMILIPASCRTSCHVDCSVEEQLSLIQLKE, from the exons ATGGACTCTGTAAGTGTTTATGAAGTG tatatatacaaaaaaccAAAGAACCTGTTGTGGGAAATGGAAcaagaagaagcagagagaAGCACCACCACTGTTGCTGCATCAACCTCTGAAGGTTCGGGTTTAGATCCGATAGCACGAGTGAGGAGGCTCTTGTTCCGCCAGATGCTCGTTGGAATCGAAGACGGGAGATTCTTCCTTGGCAGTTTCCACTGCATTGACAAACAAGGGAACATACTTCTCCAAGACGCCGTGGAGTATCGCAGCGTAAGAAGATCGTCGTCTCCTTCGCCTACCGAACAGCGTTGTCTTGGTATGATCCTTATCCCTGCCTCTTGCAGGACCTCCTGCCATGTCGATTGCTCTGTCGAGGAACAGCTTTCGTTGATCCAGCTTAAAGAGTAG
- the LOC108851898 gene encoding uncharacterized protein LOC108851898 isoform X2: protein MEQEEAERSTTTVAASTSEGSGLDPIARVRRLLFRQMLVGIEDGRFFLGSFHCIDKQGNILLQDAVEYRSVRRSSSPSPTEQRCLGMILIPASCRTSCHVDCSVEEQLSLIQLKE, encoded by the coding sequence ATGGAAcaagaagaagcagagagaAGCACCACCACTGTTGCTGCATCAACCTCTGAAGGTTCGGGTTTAGATCCGATAGCACGAGTGAGGAGGCTCTTGTTCCGCCAGATGCTCGTTGGAATCGAAGACGGGAGATTCTTCCTTGGCAGTTTCCACTGCATTGACAAACAAGGGAACATACTTCTCCAAGACGCCGTGGAGTATCGCAGCGTAAGAAGATCGTCGTCTCCTTCGCCTACCGAACAGCGTTGTCTTGGTATGATCCTTATCCCTGCCTCTTGCAGGACCTCCTGCCATGTCGATTGCTCTGTCGAGGAACAGCTTTCGTTGATCCAGCTTAAAGAGTAG
- the LOC130510476 gene encoding glycolate oxidase 3, with amino-acid sequence MEITNVMEYEKIAKEKLPKMVYDYYASGAEDQWTLQENRNAFSRILFRPRILIDVSKIDVSTTVLGFNISMPIMVAPTAMQKMAHPDGELATARATSAAGTIMTLSSWATSSVEEVASTGPGIRFFQLYVYKDRNVVRQLVKRAEEAGFKAIALTVDTPRLGRRESDIKNRFALPRGLTLKNFEGLDLGKIDKTDDSGLASYVAGQVDQSLSWKDIKWLQSITSLPILVKGVITAEDARIAVEYGAAGIIVSNHGARQLDYVPATIMALEEVVKAVEGRLPVFLDGGVRRGTDVFKALALGASGVFVGRPSLFSLAANGEAGVRKMLQMLRDEFELTMALSGCRSLREISRNHIKTDWDFPHYLPAKL; translated from the exons atggAGATAACGAACGTGATGGAATACGAGAAGATAGCAAAGGAGAAACTACCAAAGATGGTTTATGATTACTATGCATCTGGTGCAGAGGATCAGTGGACTCTTCAGGAGAATCGTAACGCCTTCTCCAGGATTCT atttagGCCTAGGATTCTGATCGATGTAAGCAAGATTGATGTGAGCACGActgttttagggtttaacatATCTATGCCAATCATGGTTGCTCCTACTGCTATGCAGAAAATGGCTCACCCTGATG GTGAGCTTGCAACCGCTAGAGCTACTTCAGCTGCTGGAACGATCATG ACTTTGTCTTCATGGGCGACGTCTAGTGTTGAGGAAGTTGCTTCCACAGGACCTGGGATTCGCTTTTTCCAACTCTAT GTCTATAAGGATAGAAACGTGGTTAGGCAGCTTGTGAAACGAGCTGAAGAAGCTGGTTTCAAAGCGATTGCTCTTACTGTTGATACCCCTAGGCTTGGACGCAGAGAATCCGACATCAAAAACAG ATTCGCGCTTCCTAGAGGTCTGACCTTGAAGAACTTCGAAGGGTTGGATCTTGGGAAAATAGACAAA ACCGATGACTCAGGGCTAGCTTCATATGTTGCGGGTCAAGTTGATCAATCACTTAGCTGGAAG gATATAAAGTGGCTTCAGTCTATCACAAGCTTGCCAATTCTTGTCAAAGGTGTTATTACAGCTGAGGATG CAAGAATCGCGGTTGAGTATGGAGCTGCAGGAATTATAGTTTCTAACCATGGAGCTCGTCAGCTTGATTATGTCCCTGCAACTATAATGGCTCTTGAAGAG GTGGTTAAAGCGGTGGAGGGTCGTTTACCGGTGTTTCTTGACGGTGGAGTTCGCCGTGGAACTGATGTCTTTAAAGCATTGGCTCTTGGAGCTTCAGGTGTCTTT GTTGGGAGGCCTAGCTTGTTCTCGCTTGCAGCGAATGGAGAGGCGGGAGTGAGGAAGATGCTGCAGATGCTAAGAGACGAGTTTGAGCTGACAATGGCACTAAGTGGCTGCCGCTCCCTGAGAGAGATCAGTCGGAACCACATCAAGACCGATTGGGACTTTCCTCATTACCTCCCGGCCAAGCTATAA
- the LOC108854195 gene encoding receptor-like protein 30, which translates to MTISNRSYCFSGIVTLYFFFFLAFLIPHTFASPCGHDQRDALLEFKHECLVNKSYSTPLLSSWNKSSDCCSWEGVTCHDKSGKVISLDLKFTPLNNSLKPNSGLFKLQHLSSLTLQNCGLYGEIPSSLRNLSRLTNLDLSYNGLVGELPAASVGNLSSLTRLDLWRNDLVGEVLVSIRNLTLLEYISLGYNKFGGYTPASFANFIKLSTFDISHNQFTGKFPFPLLNLTTSLSILGIGNNQFKSTFPSDMSGFHNLEYLDVSGNSFSGPFPTSLFTIPSLSSVNLEGNRFKGPIEFKNISSLSSQLGTLYLAQNKFDGPIPKSISSFHNLHILDVSHNSLSGPVPTPIFSNSDNLKRLYLSNNKLEGEIPSWFGGVLMLLVSDNSFTSFGKSLDLFDLDLLTQTLDFSSNSFQGPLPHWICNVNPLTRLNLDLSNNNFSGFIPQCLGNTIIGFKGLNLQNNNLSGVLPDVFVDATELVSFDVSNNQLEGKLPESLIHCISLLILNVQNNRIKDKFPSWLGPLVLLNVLIIGSNDFYGPLYHPHVSVGFQSLKIIDISRNNFNGTLPPFYFANWPEMTMLTEYGEGYMEDGYPYHISMEMVNKGVYMLFELIRTDFRAIDFSGNEFSGEIPTSVGLLKGLRLLNLSGNAFTSDIPQSLANLISLEALDLSRNQLSGQIPVNLGSLSFLSVINFSHNNLQGPIPRGTQFQRQNCSAFIGNPKLFGLEDICGETHHVPSLPPPQQEAEDLSEPKEQVISWKAAVIAYVPGVICGLVIGHIFSPFIHKWVK; encoded by the coding sequence atgacGATTTCAAATCGATCTTATTGCTTTTCTGGCATTGTTACcttgtatttcttcttcttcttggctttCCTCATTCCACACACTTTTGCTTCTCCTTGCGGTCATGATCAGAGGGATGCTCTTCTGGAGTTCAAACACGAGTGTCTGGTAAATAAATCCTACTCAACTCCACTTTTAAGTTCATGGAACAAGAGTAGTGATTGCTGTTCTTGGGAGGGTGTAACGTGCCATGATAAATCAGGCAAAGTGATTTCACTTGACCTTAAATTCACCCCTCTGAACAATAGTTTGAAACCAAACAGTGGTCTTTTCAAACTTCAGCATCTTAGCAGCCTAACTCTACAAAATTGCGGTCTCTACGGAGAGATTCCTTCTTCGTTACGAAACCTCTCTCGTCTCACAAATCTTGACCTTTCGTACAATGGTTTAGTAGGCGAACTTCCGGCTGCTTCGGTGGGAAACCTCTCTTCTCTAACTCGTCTCGACCTTTGGCGTAACGATTTAGTAGGTGAAGTTCTAGTTTCAATCAGAAACCTAACCCTACTAGAATACATAAGTCTTGGTTATAACAAGTTTGGTGGATATACTCCCGCTTCATTTGCCAACTTTATCAAACTGTCCACTTTTGATATCTCACACAACCAATTCACCGGTAAATTCCCTTTTCCACTACTAAATTTAACCACCAGTTTGTCTATTTTAGGCATCGGCAACAATCAATTCAAATCCACGTTTCCTTCCGACATGAGTGGATTCCACAACTTGGAGTATCTCGACGTGAGTGGAAACTCATTCTCAGGACCCTTTCCTACATCCTTGTTCACGATCCCTTCGCTGAGTTCAGTTAATCTGGAGGGAAACCGGTTTAAAGGACCTatagaatttaaaaacatatcttCATTATCCTCTCAGCTCGGAACTCTATACCTTGCTCAAAACAAATTCGATGGGCCTATCCCAAAATCCATATCGAGTTTTCATAACCTCCATATTCTAGACGTAAGCCACAACAGTCTAAGTGGGCCGGTCCCGACCCCGATATTCTCAAATTCCGACAATCTGAAGAGGCTTTATCTTTCCAACAATAAACTGGAAGGTGAAATACCGAGTTGGTTTGGGGGCGTGTTGATGTTGTTGGTTTCTGACAACTCTTTCACCAGTTTTGGAAAATCGCTTGACCTTTTCGATTTGGACCTCCTTACACAAACGTTGGATTTTAGTTCGAATTCTTTCCAAGGCCCATTACCCCATTGGATCTGCAATGTTAATCCGTTAACGCGTTTAAATCTTGATTTGTCCAACAATAACTTCAGCGGCTTCATCCCTCAGTGTTTGGGGAATACAATTATTGGTTTTAAAGGGCTGAATCTGCAAAACAACAACCTCAGTGGAGTTCTTCCGGATGTATTTGTCGATGCTACCGAGTTGGTTTCATTTGACGTAAGCAACAACCAGCTAGAAGGAAAGCTTCCGGAATCATTGATCCACTGCATTTCTTTGCTGATTTTAAACGTGCAAAACAACAGAATCAAGGACAAGTTTCCATCTTGGCTAGGCCCACTGGTGTTATTAAATGTACTGATCATAGGATCAAACGATTTCTACGGTCCGTTGTATCATCCTCACGTGTCCGTTGGGTTTCAAAGTCTAAAAATCATCGATATATCGCGTAATAATTTCAACGGAACTTTGCCGCCTTTCTACTTTGCCAACTGGCCTGAAATGACCATGTTAACCGAATATGGTGAAGGATACATGGAAGATGGTTACCCCTACCATATTTCGATGGAAATGGTGAACAAAGgagtttatatgttatttgaGCTGATCCGGACCGACTTCAGAGCTATCGACTTTTCAGGAAACGAGTTTTCTGGTGAGATCCCCACATCCGTTGGATTGTTGAAAGGATTGCGTCTTCTCAACTTGTCAGGTAATGCATTCACAAGCGATATACCTCAATCTCTGGCAAATCTGATTAGCCTTGAAGCACTAGACCTATCTCGGAATCAGCTGTCGGGTCAGATTCCTGTAAATTTAGGCAGCCTCTCTTTCTTGTCGGTCATAAACTTCTCCCACAACAATCTCCAAGGTCCAATACCGCGAGGTACGCAGTTTCAAAGACAAAATTGTTCTGCATTCATTGGCAATCCCAAGCTCTTCGGTCTCGAAGATATATGTGGAGAAACTCATCACGTCCCGAGTCTTCCACCACCACAACAAGAAGCAGAGGATTTGTCGGAGCCGAAAGAACAAGTGATTAGTTGGAAAGCAGCTGTGATTGCCTATGTACCTGGTGTGATCTGCGGATTGGTGATTGGACATATCTTCTCTCCTTTCATACACAAGTGGGTCAAGTAA
- the LOC130510671 gene encoding 9-cis-epoxycarotenoid dioxygenase NCED2, chloroplastic-like, translated as MVSLLTMSMSGSYQTWPQAHIDIGFRPIKRQPKIKCTVHIDVTELPLKRPSFTPRTTATPPQHNPLRLNIFQKAAAIAIDAAERALISREQDTPLPKTADPRIQIAGNYFPVPESPVRECLDVEGTIPECIDGVYVRNGANPMFEPIAGHHLFDGDGMVHAVKITNGSASYACRFTETERLIQEKRLGRPVFPKAIGELHGHSGIARLMLFYARGLCGLVDNRNGVGVANAGLVYFNNRLLAMSEDDLPYQLKLTQTGDLQTVGRYDFDGQLKSSMIAHPKLDPVTKELHALSYDVVKKPYLKYFRFSPDGVKSPELEIPLDTPTMIHDFAITENFVVIPDQQVVFKLGEMIAGNSPVIFDGQKVSRLGIMPKDATEASEVIWVNSPETFCFHLWNAWESPETEEVVVIGSCMSPADSIFNERDESLRSVLTEIRINLRTREATRRALLDDEVNLEIGMVNRNRLGRKTRFAFLAIADPWPKVSGFAKVDLFTGEIEKYIYGGEKYGGEPFFLPGGSVDGNGGENEDDGYIFTHVHDEEKETSELQIINAVNLTLEATIKLPSRVPYGFHGTFVDSSELVDQS; from the coding sequence ATGGTTTCTCTGCTTACAATGTCGATGAGTGGTTCTTATCAAACATGGCCTCAGGCCCATATTGATATAGGCTTTAGGCCTATCAAACGACAACCGAAGATTAAATGCACTGTGCATATCGACGTAACGGAATTACCCTTAAAACGGCCTTCATTTACACCCAGAACCACCGCGACGCCACCGCAGCATAATCCTCTCCGGCTAAACATCTTCCAGAAAGCCGCGGCGATTGCGATCGATGCGGCTGAGCGCGCGTTGATCTCACGTGAGCAAGACACTCCTCTTCCCAAAACCGCCGATCCACGTATTCAAATCGCCGGGAATTATTTTCCGGTACCGGAGTCTCCCGTCCGAGAGTGTCTCGACGTTGAAGGAACAATCCCTGAGTGCATTGACGGAGTTTACGTACGTAACGGCGCGAACCCGATGTTCGAGCCTATCGCTGGCCATCATTTATTCGACGGAGACGGAATGGTTCACGCCGTTAAAATAACCAACGGTTCAGCGAGCTACGCGTGCCGGTTTACTGAAACCGAGAGATTGATTCAAGAAAAACGATTGGGTCGACCGGTTTTTCCGAAAGCAATCGGCGAGCTTCACGGACACTCGGGAATCGCACGTCTGATGCTATTTTACGCACGTGGGCTTTGCGGTCTCGTGGACAACCGAAACGGCGTCGGGGTAGCTAACGCCGGTTTGGTTTACTTCAATAACCGGCTTTTGGCAATGTCAGAAGACGATCTACCGTACCAATTAAAATTAACTCAAACCGGCGATCTCCAAACCGTTGGCCGTTACGATTTCGACGGCCAGTTAAAATCATCGATGATCGCCCACCCGAAACTCGACCCGGTCACAAAGGAGCTCCACGCGCTAAGCTACGACGTCGTGAAAAAGCCTTACCTGAAATATTTCAGATTCTCGCCGGACGGCGTCAAGTCACCGGAGCTTGAGATCCCGCTCGATACTCCGACGATGATTCACGATTTCGCCATAACGGAGAATTTCGTGGTGATTCCGGATCAGCAAGTCGTGTTTAAGCTAGGGGAGATGATCGCCGGAAACTCGCCGGTGATTTTCGACGGCCAAAAGGTTTCGCGGTTGGGGATAATGCCGAAAGACGCGACGGAGGCTTCCGAGGTGATCTGGGTGAATTCGCCGGAGACGTTCTGTTTCCACCTCTGGAACGCGTGGGAATCGCCGGAGACGGAGGAAGTGGTGGTGATCGGGTCGTGCATGTCGCCGGCGGATTCAATCTTCAACGAGAGAGACGAGAGCTTGAGAAGCGTCTTGACAGAGATCAGGATAAACCTCAGGACGCGTGAAGCCACGCGGCGCGCGTTGCTGGATGACGAGGTTAATTTAGAAATCGGTATGGTTAACCGGAACCGGTTAGGTAGAAAAACCCGGTTCGCGTTTCTGGCTATCGCTGATCCTTGGCCAAAAGTTTCCGGTTTCGCCAAGGTTGATCTTTTCACCGGTGAAATCGAAAAGTACATTTACGGCGGCGAGAAGTACGGTGGAGAACCGTTTTTCTTGCCTGGTGGCTCAGTTGACGGTAACGGAGGAGAAAATGAAGATGACGGCTACATTTTCACTCACGTTCACGACGAAGAGAAAGAGACGTCCGAACTTCAGATTATTAACGCCGTTAATTTAACGCTTGAAGCTACGATTAAACTACCGTCTAGAGTACCGTACGGGTTTCATGGTACATTTGTGGATTCAAGTGAACTCGTGGATCAATCATAA
- the LOC108851895 gene encoding glucan endo-1,3-beta-glucosidase 14, with amino-acid sequence MFRLLFLKIQKLHYLSLSLFLNMTSRTFTRLPNISNVLFMLSLVFSGNILQRATSLGINYGQVGNNLPSPDKVINLLRSLRITKTRIYDTNPQILTSFANSNIEIIVTIENQVLTLLQDPQQAFQWVDSHIKPYISATRITGIMVGNELFTDEDSSLIGYMMPAVINIHKALVQLGLDRYIEVSSPSSLAVLAESYPPSAGSFKPEVSSVMQQLLQFLDATKSPFWINAYPYFAYKDNPNKIPIDYVLFNRNIGMTDPNTRLHYDNMMYAQVDAVAYAAAKLGYRNLEVRVAETGWPSKGDAGEVGASPTNAATYNRNLMMRQFAGEGTPARRNSRLDVYIFALFNEDMKPGPTSEKNYGIFRPDGSLAYNLGFSTMSTTTANSESVTYSSYATKAKTTLEYWTILISAMIQVVMSRLF; translated from the exons atgttcaggTTACTCTTTCTTAAAATCCAAAAGCttcactatctctctctctctctcttcttaaaCATGACATCAAGAACATTCACAAGGCTTCCTAATATCAGTAATGTCTTATTCATGCTTTCTCTTGTTTTCTCag GGAATATACTACAAAGAGCTACGTCTCTTGGCATCAATTACGGACAAGTTGGGAACAATTTGCCTTCACCAGACAAAGTTATTAACCTTTTGAGATCTCTAAGGATCACCAAGACAAGAATCTACGACACTAATCCCCAAATTCTTACTTCCTTCGCAAATTCAAACATAGAGATCATCGTCACCATCGAAAATCAAGTTTTAACATTGTTACAAGATCCTCAACAAGCTTTCCAATGGGTGGATTCTCACATCAAACCCTATATTTCGGCGACAAGGATCACCGGAATCATGGTCGGAAATGAGCTTTTCACTGATGAAGACTCTAGTTTAATCGG ATACATGATGCCGGCGGTAATCAACATCCACAAAGCCTTGGTTCAACTAGGCTTAGATAGATACATTGAAGTCTCATCTCCTAGCTCTCTTGCTGTCCTAGCTGAATCTTATCCTCCATCAGCCGGAAGTTTCAAGCCAGAGGTCTCCTCCGTGATGCAACAACTTCTACAATTCTTGGACGCCACGAAATCTCCTTTTTGGATAAATGCTTACCCTTACTTTGCCTACAAAGACAACCCTAACAAGATCCCCATCGACTACGTCCTATTCAACCGAAACATCGGTATGACCGATCCCAACACAAGACTACATTACGACAACATGATGTATGCTCAAGTTGATGCGGTTGCTTATGCTGCTGCGAAACTAGGGTACCGTAACTTAGAAGTTAGGGTCGCGGAAACAGGGTGGCCTTCAAAAGGAGATGCGGGAGAGGTTGGAGCATCTCCTACGAATGCTGCCACTTATAACAGGAATCTTATGATGAGACAATTCGCCGGAGAAGGGACTCCGGCCAGACGCAATTCAAGGCTGGATGTTTATATATTCGCCTTGTTCAACGAGGATATGAAACCGGGTCCTACTTCAGAGAAAAATTATGGTATATTTCGACCCGATGGATCATTGGCTTACAATTTGGGATTTTCTACGATGTCGACTACCACTGCGAATTCAGAATCTGTAACGTATTCATCTTATGCCACTAAG GCAAAGACGACCTTGGAGTATTGGACAATTTTGATATCGGCGATGATTCAAGTTGTAATGTCAAGACTATTTTAG